The proteins below are encoded in one region of Fibrella aestuarina BUZ 2:
- a CDS encoding NAD(P)-dependent oxidoreductase produces the protein MHTNSQPTISSLGGAGKAGRPLVQEALRTGYRVRLLLRQPESFPIRDPNLTILPGDARDGDALRELLTGSTALLSTLGHPKGETLPITSAVTRGIIAAMAQAGISRYVVVSSLFDTGQEPLDGPTRAAANFMEQHFGAMMADRRVEYGLLHDSPLNWTYVRVPRIVPEAKSAGYVVGAHHLPGQQIAGVDLSRFLLDQLTDQTYSRQALFVASRS, from the coding sequence ATGCATACCAATTCACAACCAACCATTTCTAGTCTGGGCGGTGCCGGGAAAGCCGGGCGGCCCCTTGTGCAGGAAGCCCTTCGCACGGGATACCGCGTTCGCCTGTTGCTTCGCCAGCCCGAGTCATTTCCGATCCGGGACCCTAATCTCACGATCCTGCCGGGTGATGCCCGCGATGGAGATGCGCTCCGCGAATTGCTGACGGGCAGTACGGCCCTGCTGAGCACGCTGGGCCACCCGAAGGGCGAAACGCTGCCCATTACCTCCGCCGTTACCCGTGGCATTATCGCCGCAATGGCGCAGGCGGGCATCAGCCGGTATGTGGTCGTGTCGAGCCTGTTCGATACGGGGCAGGAACCCCTCGACGGCCCGACTCGCGCCGCTGCCAACTTTATGGAGCAGCACTTCGGAGCTATGATGGCTGACCGCCGGGTTGAGTACGGGTTGCTGCACGACAGCCCCCTCAACTGGACGTATGTGCGCGTCCCTCGCATTGTGCCCGAGGCCAAATCGGCTGGGTACGTTGTAGGGGCGCATCACCTGCCTGGCCAGCAGATTGCGGGTGTTGATCTGTCCCGTTTCCTGCTCGATCAACTCACCGATCAGACCTATAGTCGGCAGGCGCTGTTTGTCGCGAGTCGATCGTAA
- a CDS encoding CvpA family protein, translated as MATLDILILIPLIWGAYNGYRKGLLVEIVAILAFVVALIIGFKFLQFGIDLLAPYISRELARKFLPWLGFSVIFFPVVFMINRMGYSLRRSLRYTLLGTFDSLAGAAVGIFTWVFGISTILWLFSFMNVRMPPNQTRDSFMYPLLRPVAPKVMNVATVWMPKGLEAGRRLKRERLTE; from the coding sequence ATGGCTACCCTCGACATTCTGATCCTGATTCCGCTCATTTGGGGGGCCTACAATGGCTACCGCAAAGGGCTGCTGGTCGAGATCGTGGCGATTCTTGCCTTCGTGGTGGCCCTGATTATTGGCTTCAAATTCCTACAGTTCGGTATCGACTTGCTGGCCCCCTACATCAGCCGCGAACTGGCCCGGAAGTTTCTGCCCTGGCTGGGCTTCTCGGTCATTTTCTTCCCGGTCGTGTTCATGATCAACCGCATGGGTTATTCGTTGCGCCGGAGCCTGCGCTATACCCTGTTGGGTACGTTCGACAGCCTCGCCGGTGCGGCGGTGGGCATCTTCACGTGGGTCTTTGGAATTAGTACGATCTTATGGCTGTTCAGCTTTATGAACGTCAGGATGCCGCCCAACCAAACCCGCGACAGTTTCATGTACCCGCTGCTGCGCCCTGTGGCGCCAAAGGTGATGAACGTAGCGACGGTCTGGATGCCTAAAGGACTGGAAGCCGGTCGGCGCTTGAAGCGTGAACGCCTGACCGAGTGA
- the rlmN gene encoding 23S rRNA (adenine(2503)-C(2))-methyltransferase RlmN, whose amino-acid sequence MKQDIRTYSPAQLTEWFKQNGEPAFRAKQVQEWLWKKAARSFGQMSNLGLPLREKLDAHFAINALTVATEQRSNDGTIKSSFKLYDGNLVEGVLIPALRTDDQDRMTACVSSQVGCSLTCKFCATGYMDRKRNLTAAEIVDQVVEIDRQAKETYSSPLTNIVYMGMGEPLLNYKNVLESVDRITSPDGLGMSPKRITISTAGIAKMIRQLGDDGVKTNLALSLHAANDQKRDQIMPINESNSLANLADALNYFYRKTGTRVTFEYIVFYHFNDTIQDAKELFEFTKKVPAKVNIIEYNPIAEANFKNTDPQTLDKFAGYLDDRGVTVNIRRSRGKDIDAACGQLAGKEKAQIK is encoded by the coding sequence ATGAAACAGGATATTCGTACATATAGCCCGGCGCAGTTGACCGAGTGGTTCAAACAGAACGGTGAACCGGCCTTCCGGGCCAAGCAGGTACAGGAGTGGCTCTGGAAGAAAGCGGCGCGGTCGTTTGGGCAGATGAGCAACCTCGGCCTGCCCCTGCGCGAGAAACTCGATGCGCACTTTGCCATCAACGCGCTGACGGTCGCCACCGAGCAGCGCAGCAACGACGGCACCATCAAATCGTCGTTTAAGCTGTATGACGGCAACCTGGTGGAAGGCGTACTGATTCCGGCGCTCCGTACCGACGACCAGGATAGAATGACGGCCTGCGTATCGAGCCAGGTGGGTTGCTCACTGACCTGCAAATTCTGCGCGACGGGCTACATGGACCGCAAGCGGAACCTCACCGCCGCCGAGATCGTCGATCAGGTGGTCGAAATCGACCGGCAGGCGAAAGAGACCTACAGCAGCCCGCTTACCAACATCGTCTACATGGGCATGGGCGAGCCGCTGCTCAACTACAAGAACGTGCTGGAATCGGTCGACCGGATTACATCGCCCGACGGACTGGGGATGTCGCCCAAGCGGATCACCATCTCAACGGCAGGCATTGCCAAGATGATCCGGCAGCTGGGCGATGATGGCGTAAAGACGAATCTGGCGCTGTCGCTGCATGCCGCCAACGATCAGAAGCGCGACCAGATTATGCCGATTAACGAGAGCAATTCGCTGGCAAACCTGGCCGACGCACTCAATTACTTTTACCGCAAAACCGGTACCCGCGTCACGTTTGAGTACATCGTCTTTTACCATTTCAACGACACCATACAAGACGCCAAAGAGCTGTTTGAGTTCACGAAAAAGGTACCGGCTAAGGTGAACATCATCGAATACAACCCCATTGCCGAGGCCAATTTCAAGAATACCGACCCCCAGACGCTCGACAAATTTGCGGGTTATCTGGACGATCGGGGCGTTACGGTCAACATCCGCCGAAGCCGAGGCAAAGACATCGACGCTGCCTGCGGGCAGCTGGCGGGCAAGGAAAAAGCGCAGATTAAGTAA
- a CDS encoding choice-of-anchor X domain-containing protein has protein sequence MKQLLLSALFFLHLITALQAQSTTSCHNDLAQMVTINKPLAGERIVRYALTPSVVPINSTQQVLLEVTTAGQPTELRMVNETTQTTVTLNDNGSNGDKKAKDGIFSANIAPPAGKWAEPFFGFIRLFVGTTQSSQVNGFILLLPADVPVVTPRKIDNNTQYSDYVFNIVVPSTISTPADNDRQAYTKTFYKYHADEFDFINYVLVPGFLDNRYHATINNTVQGIGFGTGPANGGAPFGSAGRLIGYNQFPLPSLFDGANQGYIHEVAHQWINQSSKSFLKDGVPHWPISNLATAVMGYSGGATRQGSNFNYNFVDLGDSWRLDYNPKTVEGGYNDWELYMMGLLAPADVKQTAVIFKDQTNVPAGGTFPKTAFNTYSINDFIAIEGPRVPNATQSQKRYAIASIVLSESLLTPTEMAYYDYMAKRAEGRVAMQTTEGLISYMGKPFQVATGGRATLRALLNTNVNCANVPTRPTIGVSGGTTFCAGSSSVLVAPQSDTYIWYLNGAPLPDRTASLTVTQAGSYALSVRNAAGCNSLISNEVVIANSPAPATPAVTVVGSASVCAGSAVSLKADGAEVSYQWLLNGAPIAGAVSSTYSATASGNYTITARNASGCVSAASSPVAVSINAIPAKPTITATANGLTSSSPTGNQWLLNGVVIPNATGPTFTNTAPGTYAVRVTTNGCTTVSDALVLTASEPASIVSLRHVPNPAGQMAYISFTLPSARAISLRLLSSSGTLVKTLAEGMYPAGSHRIGVDTGTWPAGLYLYRLDTGDYSQTNKLMVTR, from the coding sequence ATGAAACAACTGCTACTATCCGCCCTCTTCTTTCTGCACCTGATCACTGCCTTACAGGCGCAGTCTACGACAAGTTGCCACAACGATCTGGCGCAGATGGTTACCATCAACAAACCGTTGGCGGGTGAACGTATCGTCCGGTATGCGCTGACGCCGAGCGTGGTTCCGATCAACAGTACGCAACAGGTCCTGCTTGAGGTGACGACGGCAGGACAACCTACCGAGTTGCGCATGGTTAATGAAACCACGCAGACGACGGTAACGCTGAACGACAACGGTAGCAACGGCGATAAGAAAGCCAAAGACGGCATCTTTTCGGCCAACATCGCGCCGCCGGCTGGTAAATGGGCCGAGCCTTTCTTTGGGTTTATCCGCCTGTTTGTGGGCACCACGCAGAGCTCGCAGGTCAACGGGTTCATTCTGCTACTCCCCGCCGACGTACCCGTTGTTACGCCCAGAAAAATCGACAACAACACCCAGTATTCGGATTACGTCTTCAACATCGTCGTCCCGTCGACGATCAGCACCCCGGCCGATAATGACCGGCAGGCCTATACAAAAACCTTCTACAAGTACCACGCCGACGAGTTTGATTTTATCAATTACGTGCTCGTGCCCGGCTTTCTAGACAACCGCTATCACGCCACGATCAACAACACCGTGCAGGGTATTGGCTTCGGTACCGGGCCTGCCAACGGCGGTGCTCCGTTTGGTAGCGCGGGGCGGCTGATCGGCTACAATCAGTTTCCGCTGCCCAGCCTATTCGACGGGGCCAATCAGGGCTACATCCACGAAGTAGCGCATCAGTGGATTAACCAGTCGAGCAAAAGCTTTTTGAAAGATGGGGTTCCGCATTGGCCTATCTCCAACTTGGCTACGGCCGTGATGGGCTACAGCGGCGGTGCCACCAGGCAGGGCAGTAATTTCAACTACAACTTCGTGGACCTTGGCGATAGCTGGAGGCTGGATTACAACCCTAAAACGGTTGAAGGCGGCTATAACGACTGGGAGCTGTACATGATGGGGTTACTGGCACCCGCCGATGTAAAACAGACCGCCGTGATCTTCAAAGACCAAACCAACGTACCTGCGGGCGGTACATTCCCTAAAACGGCGTTCAATACCTACAGCATCAACGACTTTATCGCCATCGAAGGCCCACGGGTGCCCAACGCCACGCAAAGTCAGAAACGGTACGCCATCGCCTCTATCGTGCTGTCGGAAAGCCTGCTTACGCCCACCGAAATGGCTTACTACGATTACATGGCCAAACGCGCCGAGGGTCGGGTAGCGATGCAAACAACCGAGGGCTTGATCTCATACATGGGCAAGCCATTTCAGGTGGCTACGGGCGGGCGCGCCACGCTGCGGGCGTTGCTCAACACCAACGTCAACTGTGCCAACGTACCCACGCGCCCTACCATCGGCGTCAGCGGGGGGACGACCTTTTGCGCGGGCAGTTCGTCGGTACTGGTAGCGCCCCAAAGCGATACGTACATCTGGTACCTCAACGGCGCGCCCCTGCCCGACCGGACCGCCTCACTGACGGTAACGCAGGCAGGCAGCTACGCCTTGTCGGTACGGAATGCGGCCGGGTGTAACAGCCTTATTTCCAATGAAGTCGTGATCGCCAACAGCCCGGCGCCAGCAACGCCCGCGGTAACCGTAGTAGGCAGCGCGTCGGTCTGTGCGGGTTCGGCGGTGTCGTTGAAAGCCGATGGTGCAGAAGTTAGCTACCAGTGGCTGCTCAACGGAGCCCCCATTGCGGGGGCCGTGTCGTCGACGTATTCAGCCACGGCCTCGGGCAACTACACCATCACGGCGCGCAACGCCAGCGGCTGTGTCAGTGCCGCTTCATCGCCCGTCGCCGTTAGTATCAACGCCATTCCGGCCAAACCGACCATCACCGCCACGGCCAATGGCCTGACATCGAGCAGCCCTACGGGCAATCAATGGCTTTTGAATGGAGTAGTGATTCCGAACGCGACCGGCCCGACGTTCACCAACACGGCTCCGGGTACGTATGCCGTGCGCGTAACGACCAACGGCTGCACCACGGTGTCCGATGCGTTGGTGCTGACGGCCAGCGAACCAGCATCGATCGTGAGTCTGCGGCACGTACCCAACCCGGCGGGTCAGATGGCCTACATCTCGTTTACGCTGCCGAGTGCGCGGGCGATCTCGCTGCGGCTGCTGAGCAGTTCAGGTACGTTGGTCAAGACGCTAGCCGAAGGTATGTACCCGGCGGGTTCGCACCGGATCGGGGTGGATACGGGCACCTGGCCGGCGGGTTTATACCTGTATCGGCTCGACACCGGCGACTACAGCCAGACCAACAAACTGATGGTAACGCGCTAA
- a CDS encoding excinuclease ABC subunit UvrA, which yields MSQQAEADVQPVLSTGTLNGSVDQLDPKQFIIIKGAKVHNLKSLDVAIPRNKLVVVTGLSGSGKSSLAFDTLFAEGQRMYVESLSSYARQFLGRMEKPEVEYIKGVSPAIAIEQKVTSRNPRSTVGTSTEIYDYLKLLYARVGITYSPVSGGVVKKDTVTDVVNFIFAQPESQRVMVMAPLHLREDRPLTAELKILLQKGYTRLVSEGQVLQIEDVLDGPADAQLPANDLYILIDRGTVILDENGQPDEDTQYRFSDSVQTAFNEGEGACRVDVVGVEVRDFSDRFELDGVAFEEPSVNLFTFNNPYGACRRCDGFGKVLGIDPDLVIPDKNLSVFEGAIMPWRSEKMSEEFLKPLLRNGIRFDFPIHRPYKELSREQQEVLWTGNQYFNGLNDFFSFVESQTFKVQYRVMLSRYRGKTTCPECRGSRLRRDASFVKVGGKSITDLVLMPIAQTAQFFRTLALPEGDRKVADRILVEIQNRLDYMERVGLGYLTLNRLTNSLSGGEYQRIKLATSLGSALVGSMYILDEPSIGLHPRDTQRLVSVLETLRDMGNTVIVVEHEEEVMRAADQIIDIGPEAGSGGGHLVFQGTWEAIASMMNDERRTMNETANGEATTPTKAHSSFITHHSSLHSHTLDFLTGRETVPVPTFRRKPTHWIELKGARENNLKDVDVRFPLNTMAVVTGVSGSGKSTLIRKVLYPALSRIKGEGGEESGKYTELTGSVDRVAAIEMIDQNPIGKSSRSNPVTYIKAYDYLRQVMADQAISKARGYKPSQFSFNVDGGRCEVCQGEGEVKVEMQFMADIYLKCEGCGGKRFKQETLEVTLGDKNVSDILDMTVDEAIDFFRKVEPKMVDKLLPLQEVGLGYIGLGQSANTLSGGEAQRVKLASFLTKGNPNKGKTLFIFDEPTTGLHFHDIRKLLKAINALVDQGDSVIIIEHNMEVIKSADHIIDLGKEGGDAGGYVTFTGTPEEMTKLDEGVSYTADFLKGKV from the coding sequence ATGAGTCAACAAGCCGAAGCCGACGTTCAGCCCGTTCTTTCCACTGGTACCCTGAATGGGTCGGTTGATCAGTTAGACCCCAAACAGTTCATTATCATCAAGGGGGCGAAAGTCCATAATTTAAAGAGCCTCGATGTCGCCATTCCGCGCAACAAGCTGGTGGTTGTCACGGGGTTGTCGGGGTCGGGCAAGTCGTCGCTGGCCTTCGATACGCTCTTTGCCGAAGGGCAGCGCATGTACGTCGAGAGCCTCAGCAGCTACGCCCGGCAGTTTCTGGGCCGGATGGAAAAACCTGAGGTCGAGTACATCAAGGGGGTTTCGCCAGCCATCGCCATCGAGCAGAAAGTGACGTCGCGCAACCCGCGCTCGACCGTGGGTACGTCGACGGAAATCTACGATTACCTCAAGCTATTGTATGCCCGCGTCGGTATCACCTACTCACCCGTTTCGGGTGGGGTGGTCAAGAAAGATACCGTCACCGACGTGGTAAATTTCATCTTCGCCCAGCCCGAAAGCCAGCGGGTGATGGTGATGGCACCGCTGCACCTGCGCGAAGACCGCCCCCTGACCGCCGAGTTGAAAATTCTGCTGCAAAAAGGCTACACGCGGCTGGTCTCGGAGGGGCAGGTGCTTCAAATCGAGGATGTGCTTGATGGCCCAGCCGATGCGCAGCTACCCGCTAACGACTTGTACATCCTCATCGACCGGGGAACGGTGATTCTGGATGAAAACGGCCAACCCGACGAAGACACGCAGTACCGCTTCTCCGATTCGGTACAAACGGCCTTCAACGAGGGCGAGGGTGCCTGCCGCGTCGATGTGGTGGGCGTCGAGGTGCGCGATTTCTCCGACCGGTTTGAGCTGGACGGGGTCGCCTTCGAGGAGCCGAGTGTCAACCTGTTTACGTTTAACAACCCCTACGGGGCCTGCCGCCGCTGCGATGGGTTTGGAAAGGTGCTGGGGATCGACCCCGACCTGGTCATTCCCGACAAAAACCTGTCGGTGTTTGAAGGGGCGATTATGCCCTGGCGGAGCGAAAAGATGAGCGAGGAGTTTTTGAAACCGCTGCTGCGCAACGGCATTCGGTTCGACTTCCCCATTCATCGGCCCTACAAAGAACTGTCCCGCGAACAGCAGGAGGTGCTTTGGACGGGTAACCAGTATTTCAACGGCTTGAACGATTTCTTCTCGTTTGTCGAAAGCCAGACGTTTAAGGTGCAGTACCGCGTGATGCTGTCGCGCTACCGGGGCAAGACCACCTGCCCGGAGTGCCGGGGCTCACGCCTCCGCCGCGATGCCAGCTTCGTGAAAGTGGGCGGCAAGTCGATCACCGATCTGGTGCTGATGCCCATCGCGCAGACGGCGCAGTTCTTCCGCACGCTTGCGTTGCCCGAAGGCGATCGTAAAGTGGCCGACCGGATTCTGGTCGAGATTCAGAATCGGCTCGATTATATGGAGCGCGTTGGGCTCGGTTACCTCACGCTCAACCGGCTGACCAACAGCCTCTCGGGTGGCGAATACCAGCGGATCAAGCTGGCAACATCGCTCGGTTCGGCGCTCGTAGGGTCGATGTACATCCTCGACGAACCCAGCATCGGGCTGCACCCGCGCGATACGCAGCGGCTCGTGAGCGTGCTGGAAACCCTCCGCGACATGGGCAACACCGTGATTGTGGTGGAGCACGAAGAAGAAGTGATGCGCGCCGCCGATCAGATCATCGACATCGGCCCCGAAGCCGGTTCCGGTGGCGGTCACCTCGTGTTTCAGGGAACATGGGAGGCTATCGCCTCAATGATGAATGATGAACGCAGAACGATGAATGAAACTGCTAATGGTGAAGCAACTACGCCTACTAAGGCCCATTCATCATTCATCACTCATCACTCATCATTACACTCTCATACCCTCGATTTCCTCACCGGTCGGGAGACGGTGCCGGTGCCGACGTTCCGGCGGAAACCGACGCACTGGATCGAACTGAAAGGCGCGCGCGAAAACAACCTTAAAGACGTCGACGTGCGCTTTCCGCTCAACACAATGGCGGTCGTGACGGGCGTGTCAGGATCGGGTAAATCGACGCTCATTCGGAAGGTGCTCTACCCGGCGCTCAGTCGCATAAAAGGCGAAGGGGGCGAAGAATCGGGGAAATACACCGAGCTGACGGGTTCCGTGGACCGGGTTGCGGCGATCGAGATGATCGACCAGAATCCCATCGGCAAATCGAGCCGATCGAACCCCGTTACCTACATCAAGGCCTACGATTACCTCCGGCAGGTAATGGCCGATCAGGCGATTTCGAAAGCGCGCGGCTACAAACCCAGCCAGTTTTCGTTCAACGTCGACGGCGGGCGCTGCGAGGTGTGTCAGGGCGAAGGCGAGGTAAAAGTCGAGATGCAGTTCATGGCTGATATTTACCTCAAATGCGAAGGCTGCGGCGGCAAACGCTTCAAGCAGGAAACGCTGGAGGTGACATTGGGCGATAAGAACGTGTCGGATATTCTGGACATGACCGTCGACGAGGCCATCGACTTTTTCCGGAAAGTCGAGCCGAAGATGGTCGATAAGCTACTGCCGTTGCAGGAGGTGGGCCTGGGCTACATCGGCCTGGGGCAGTCGGCCAATACGCTGTCGGGCGGTGAAGCGCAGCGCGTGAAGCTGGCGTCGTTCCTGACTAAGGGCAATCCCAACAAAGGCAAGACGCTCTTCATCTTCGACGAACCCACCACCGGCCTGCATTTTCACGACATCCGTAAGCTGCTGAAAGCCATCAACGCGCTGGTCGATCAAGGCGATTCGGTGATCATCATCGAGCACAATATGGAGGTGATCAAATCCGCCGACCACATCATCGATTTGGGCAAAGAAGGCGGCGACGCGGGTGGGTACGTTACCTTCACCGGGACGCCCGAAGAGATGACCAAACTCGATGAAGGTGTCAGCTATACGGCTGATTTCCTGAAAGGGAAAGTCTAG
- the nfi gene encoding deoxyribonuclease V (cleaves DNA at apurinic or apyrimidinic sites) has product MLTPLHAWPDSPEAAVALQQQLRHQVRIQPLSQPPETIAGCDISFNKFEETVYAGIVVLRLDTLETIAEATAITTTSFSYVPGLLSFREIPALLEAWDKLTVMPDVVVFDGHGIAHPRRMGIATHAGLFLDRPTLGCGKSVLVGRYDEPAPERGAWSPMLHRGEVIGAALRTKNRINPVYVSPGHLIDLETSIDLMLRCDGGYRLPEPTRRAHNLVNAVRRANLSDQAQ; this is encoded by the coding sequence ATGCTCACTCCCCTCCACGCGTGGCCCGACAGCCCCGAAGCAGCCGTAGCGCTGCAACAGCAATTGCGGCATCAGGTACGTATCCAGCCGTTGTCACAGCCCCCCGAAACCATCGCGGGCTGCGATATTTCGTTTAACAAGTTTGAAGAGACGGTCTATGCGGGCATTGTCGTGCTACGCCTCGATACGCTCGAAACCATCGCCGAGGCCACCGCTATCACCACCACGAGCTTCTCTTACGTACCGGGCCTGCTATCGTTTCGCGAAATCCCCGCCCTGCTGGAAGCCTGGGATAAACTAACCGTGATGCCCGACGTGGTCGTGTTTGATGGGCACGGCATCGCACACCCACGCCGTATGGGCATTGCCACCCACGCCGGTTTGTTCCTCGACCGCCCTACACTGGGCTGCGGTAAGTCGGTGCTGGTAGGCCGCTACGACGAACCGGCTCCCGAACGCGGCGCGTGGTCGCCCATGCTGCACCGGGGTGAGGTGATCGGCGCGGCGCTACGCACCAAAAACCGGATCAATCCCGTCTATGTCTCGCCCGGCCATCTGATCGACCTCGAAACGAGCATCGACCTCATGTTACGTTGTGATGGTGGTTATCGCCTTCCCGAACCAACCCGCCGGGCGCATAATCTGGTCAATGCCGTGCGCCGGGCCAACTTATCCGACCAGGCCCAATAG
- a CDS encoding GatB/YqeY domain-containing protein, with protein MTLKEQIDADIKDAMRAKEQDRLRALRAIKSMILLEETKEGATGTISKDDEIKLLSKAVKQRRDSADIYRQQGREDLLATEEAEIAVISNYLPKQLSEDELRAKVQELIAQVGATGPGDMGKVMGAASKALAGQAEGKAISAMVKSLL; from the coding sequence ATGACACTGAAAGAACAAATCGACGCTGATATTAAAGACGCCATGCGCGCCAAGGAACAGGATCGCCTCCGGGCGCTGCGGGCCATAAAAAGCATGATTTTGCTCGAAGAAACGAAGGAAGGCGCCACCGGCACGATCTCGAAAGACGACGAAATCAAGCTACTATCGAAAGCCGTGAAACAACGCCGCGACTCAGCCGACATCTACCGCCAACAGGGTCGCGAGGACCTGCTGGCCACGGAAGAAGCCGAAATCGCCGTGATCTCGAATTACCTGCCCAAGCAACTATCGGAAGACGAACTGCGCGCTAAAGTGCAGGAACTGATCGCGCAGGTGGGTGCCACCGGACCCGGCGACATGGGCAAAGTGATGGGCGCGGCCTCGAAAGCGCTCGCCGGCCAGGCCGAAGGCAAAGCCATCTCGGCGATGGTGAAGAGCTTGTTGTAA